In Capricornis sumatraensis isolate serow.1 chromosome 18, serow.2, whole genome shotgun sequence, one genomic interval encodes:
- the SNX18 gene encoding sorting nexin-18 has product MALRARALYDFRSENPGEISLREHEVLSLCSEQDIEGWLEGINSRGDRGLFPASYVQVIRAPEPSPAGDGGPGAPARYANVPPGGFEPLPAAPPTSFKPPPDAFQPLLQPQQAPPASTFQPPGAGFSYGGSALQPSPQQLYGGGGGGGYQASQGSDDDWDDEWDDSSTVADEPGALGSGAYPDLDGSSSGGVGAAGRYRLSTRSDLSLGSRGGSAPPQHHPSGAKSSATVSRNLNRFSTFVKSGGEAFVLGEASGFVKDGDKLCVVLGPYGPEWQENPYPFQCTIDDPTKQTKFKGMKSYISYKLVPTHTQVPVHRRYKHFDWLYARLAEKFPVISVPHLPEKQATGRFEEDFISKRRKGLIWWMNHMASHPVLAQCDVFQHFLTCPSSTDEKAWKQGKRKAEKDEMVGANFFLTLSTPPAAALDLQEVESKIEGFKSFTKKMDDSALQLNHTANEFARKQVTGFKKEYQRVGQSFRGLSQAFELDQQAFSAGLNQAIAFTGDAYDAIGELFAEQPRQDLDPVMDLLALYQGHLANFPDIIHVQKGALTKVKESRRHVEEGKMEVQKADGIQDRCNTISFATLAEIHHFHQIRVRDFKSQMQHFLQQQIIFFQKVTQKLEEALHKYDSV; this is encoded by the exons ATGGCGCTGCGCGCCCGGGCGCTCTACGACTTCAGGTCGGAGAACCCGGGCGAGATCTCGCTGCGGGAGCACGAGGTGCTGAGCCTGTGCAGCGAACAGGACATCGAGGGCTGGCTCGAGGGGATCAACAGCCGCGGAGACCGCGGCCTCTTCCCGGCCTCTTACGTGCAGGTGATCCGCGCCCCCGAGCCCAGCCCGGCGGGGGACGGCGGCCCGGGCGCCCCGGCCCGCTACGCCAACGTGCCACCCGGCGGCTTCGAGCCCCTGCCTGCCGCGCCGCCCACCTCCTTCAAGCCGCCACCCGACGCCTTCCAGCCGCTGCTGCAACCGCAACAGGCGCCGCCGGCGAGCACCTTCCAGCCGCCGGGCGCGGGCTTCTCGTACGGCGGGAGCGCCCTGCAGCCGTCGCCGCAGCAGCTctacggcggcggcggcggcggcggctacCAGGCCAGCCAGGGTAGCGACGATGACTGGGACGATGAGTGGGACGACAGCTCCACCGTGGCTGACGAGCCGGGCGCACTGGGGAGCGGCGCTTACCCAGACCTCGACGGCTCGTCGTCTGGGGGTGTCGGCGCTGCTGGCCGCTACCGCCTGTCCACGCGCTCCGACTTGTCGCTGGGCTCCCGCGGCGGCTCTGCGCCCCCGCAGCACCACCCGTCGGGGGCCAAGAGCTCGGCCACCGTGAGCCGTAACCTCAACCGCTTCTCCACCTTCGTCAAGTCGGGCGGGGAGGCCTTCGTGCTGGGTGAGGCGTCGGGCTTCGTGAAGGATGGGGACAAGCTGTGCGTGGTGCTGGGCCCCTATGGCCCCGAGTGGCAGGAGAACCCCTATCCCTTCCAGTGCACCATCGACGACCCCACCAAGCAGACCAAGTTCAAGGGCATGAAGAGCTACATCTCGTACAAGCTGGTGCCCACGCACACGCAGGTACCGGTGCACCGGCGCTACAAGCACTTCGACTGGCTGTACGCGCGCCTGGCCGAGAAGTTCCCCGTCATCTCGGTGCCCCACCTGCCCGAGAAGCAGGCCACCGGCCGCTTCGAGGAGGACTTCATTTCCAAGCGCAGAAAGGGCCTCATCTGGTGGATGAACCACATGGCCAGCCACCCGGTGCTGGCACAGTGCGACGTCTTCCAGCACTTCCTGACCTGCCCCAGCAGCACCGACGAGAAGGCCTGGAAGCAGGGCAAGAGGAAGGCcgagaaggatgagatggtgggcgCCAACTTCTTCCTGACCCTGAGCacgccccccgccgccgccctcgACCTGCAGGAGGTGGAGAGCAAGATCGAAGGCTTCAAGAGCTTCACCAAGAAGATGGACGACAGCGCGCTGCAGCTCAACCACACAGCCAACGAGTTCGCGCGCAAGCAGGTGACCGGCTTCAAGAAGGAGTACCAGAGGGTGGGGCAGTCCTTCCGCGGCCTCAGCCAGGCCTTTGAGCTGGACCAGCAGGCCTTCTCGGCCGGCCTGAACCAGGCCATCGCCTTCACCGGAGATGCCTACGACGCCATCGGCGAGCTCTTCGCCGAGCAGCCCAGGCAAGACCTGGACCCGGTAATGGACCTGTTGGCGTTGTATCAGGGCCACCTGGCCAACTTCCCTGACATCATCCACGTCCAGAAAG gaGCTCTTACCAAAGTAAAGGAGAGTAGGCGACACGTGGAAGAAGGGAAGATGGAAGTCCAAAAGGCTGATGGCATTCAGGATCGCTGTAACACTATTTCTTTTGCTACTTTGGCTGAAATTCACCACTTCCATCAAATTCGAGTAAGAGACTTTAAATCACAAATGCAGCATTTCTtacaacaacaaataatatttttccaaaaagtgACGCAGAAGTTGGAAGAGGCTCTTCACAAATATGATAGTGTTTAA